Proteins encoded within one genomic window of Solea senegalensis isolate Sse05_10M linkage group LG11, IFAPA_SoseM_1, whole genome shotgun sequence:
- the LOC122777841 gene encoding protein disulfide isomerase Creld1: protein MWWAWLFLPALLLLSELSVARVQTASCQTCRKLTESFITGLERTANKNFGGGNTAWEEEKLAKYTRSETRLLEIVEAACEKTDFECNWLLEQIEDQVETWWFHRQQEAPDLFEWLCIEEQRLCCPPGHFGPDCKECPSGPGGVCGGLGRCEGEGTRLGDGECVCDPGYSGHLCQSCADGYYREKGSNESTGGCAACYHSCKRCSGPQDYKCLDCKAGWILHDNKCVDIDECGTELARCPSNTYCHNTDGAYECRGCDQACVGCMGSGPARCKKCSRGYKLKGAKCLDVDECNERAIACPGLNEACINEEGSFHCDCANGFIRRDSICVENKPPVDPDKGLFDDMTDDEVLVLQQMFFGIIICALATLAAKGDMVFTAIFIGGVAAMAGYWLTEKGDYMLDGFLKGR from the exons ATGTGGTGGGCCTGGCTGTTCctgcctgctctgctgctcctctcagAGTTATCTGTGGCGAGAGTCCAGACAGCATCATGCCAGACCTGTCGTAAACTTACTGAAAGTTTCATCACG GGCTTGGAGAGAACAGCTAACAAAAACTTTGGGGGTGGTAACACAGCCTGGGAAGAAGAGAAGTTGGCTAAATATACCCGCAG TGAGACTCGGCTGCTCGAGATCGTAGAAGCTGCCTGTGAGAAAACAGACTTTGAATGTAACTGGCTGTTGGAGCAAATAGAAGACCAAGTGGAAACATGGTGGTTCCACAG GCAGCAGGAGGCACCAGACCTGTTTGAGTGGCTGTGTATAGAGGAGCAGAGACTCTGCTGTCCGCCTGGACACTTTGGACCTGACTGCAAAG AGTGTCCGTCAGGAcctggtggtgtgtgtggagGCCTGGGTCGCTGTGAGGGGGAGGGGACTCGCCTGGGTGATGGCGAGTGTGTCTGTGATCCTGGATACTCGGGCCATCTGTGTCAGAGCTGCGCTGATGGCTACTACAGAGAGAAAGGCTCCAATGAAAGCACAGGAGGCTGCGCAG CTTGCTACCACTCGTGTAAGAGATGCTCAGGACCACAGGACTACAAATGTCTGGACTGCAAAGCGGGCTGGATCCTTCATGACAACaaatgtgtgg ATATTGATGAGTGTGGAACAGAGCTGGCTCGCTGTCCGTCCAACACGTACTGTCACAACACAGACGGAGCTTATGAATGCAGAG gctGTGACCAAGCATGTGTGGGATGCATGGGTAGTGGACCTGCCCGCTGTAAGAAATGTTCACGTGGATATAAACTGAAAGGAGCCAAATGTCTCG ATGTAGATGAATGTAATGAGCGTGCGATAGCGTGTCCTGGACTCAATGAGGCCTGCATCAACGAGGAGGGCTccttccactgtgactgtgccAACGGCTTCATCAGAAGAGACAGCATTTGTGTTGAGAATAAGCCACCTG TTGACCCAGATAAGGGTCTGTTTGACGACATGACGGACGACGAGGTTCTCGTGCTGCAGCAGATGTTCTTTGGCATCATCATCTGCGCCCTGGCCACACTCGCCGCAAAGGGCGACATGGTTTTCACGGCCATTTTCATCGGAGGTGTGGCTGCCATGGCCGGATACTGGCTGACGGAGAAGGGAGACTACATGTTGGATGGATTCCTGAAGGGACGCTAG